From one Planktothrix agardhii NIES-204 genomic stretch:
- the ftsH_4 gene encoding cell division protein FtsH, translated as MNKRWRNVGLYALLAIVVLALATAFFDKQPQTRESWKYSTFIQEVKSNKVERVSLSSDRSRALVTAQDGNKVIVNLPNDPALIDILTENNVDISVLPQNDESFWFKALSSLFFPVLLLVGLFFLLRRAQNGPGSQAMNFGKSKARVQMEPQTQVTFGDVAGIEQAKLELSEVVDFLKNSDRFTAVGAKIPKGVLLVGPPGTGKTLLAKAVAGEAGVPFFSISGSEFVEMFVGVGASRVRDLFEQAKTNAPCIVFIDEIDAVGRQRGAGLGGGNDEREQTLNQLLTEMDGFEGNNGIIIIAATNRPDVLDSALMRPGRFDRQVVVDRPDYNGRSEILRVHARGKTLAKDVDLDKIARRTPGFTGADLSNLLNEAAILAARRNLTEISMDEVNDAIDRVLAGPEKKDRVMSEKRKTLVAYHEAGHALVGALMPDYDPVQKISIIPRGRAGGLTWFMPSEERMDSGLFSRSYLENQMAVALGGRVAEEIIFGEEEVTTGASNDLQQVTRVARQMITRYGMSDRLGPVALGRQQGNVFLGRDIMSERDFSEETASTIDAEVRILVDAAYKRAKQVLVENRHVLNQLADVLIDKETVDADELQELLANNEVKMASVV; from the coding sequence GTGAATAAACGCTGGAGAAATGTGGGGTTATACGCCCTGCTTGCCATTGTAGTCTTAGCATTAGCAACTGCCTTTTTTGATAAACAGCCCCAAACCCGGGAAAGCTGGAAGTATAGTACCTTTATTCAAGAAGTCAAGAGTAATAAAGTTGAACGGGTCAGTCTCAGTTCCGATCGCTCCAGAGCCCTAGTCACGGCCCAGGATGGGAATAAAGTTATTGTTAACCTTCCTAACGATCCGGCTCTGATCGATATTCTGACCGAAAATAACGTTGATATTTCAGTTTTACCCCAAAACGATGAAAGCTTCTGGTTCAAAGCCCTGAGCAGTCTGTTCTTCCCGGTTTTACTATTAGTTGGCCTATTTTTCTTACTCCGTCGCGCTCAGAATGGCCCAGGTAGCCAAGCCATGAACTTTGGCAAGTCTAAAGCTAGAGTCCAGATGGAACCCCAAACCCAAGTCACCTTCGGGGATGTAGCAGGTATCGAGCAAGCTAAACTCGAACTTAGCGAAGTCGTGGACTTCCTGAAAAATTCTGATCGCTTTACGGCTGTTGGGGCAAAAATTCCTAAAGGGGTGTTATTAGTTGGCCCCCCAGGGACAGGTAAAACCCTATTAGCCAAAGCCGTCGCCGGAGAAGCGGGCGTTCCCTTCTTCAGTATTTCCGGTTCGGAATTTGTAGAAATGTTCGTCGGTGTGGGTGCGTCCCGGGTGCGTGACCTGTTTGAACAGGCGAAAACCAATGCTCCCTGTATCGTATTTATTGATGAAATTGACGCCGTAGGTCGTCAACGGGGTGCAGGTTTAGGCGGCGGAAATGATGAACGGGAACAAACCCTAAACCAGTTATTAACCGAAATGGACGGGTTTGAAGGCAATAACGGAATTATTATTATTGCCGCGACTAACCGTCCCGACGTCCTCGACTCCGCCTTAATGCGTCCGGGTCGTTTTGACCGCCAAGTGGTGGTTGACCGTCCCGACTATAACGGCCGTTCAGAAATTCTGCGAGTTCACGCCCGGGGCAAAACCTTGGCTAAAGATGTGGACTTGGATAAAATTGCCCGTCGTACCCCTGGGTTTACCGGGGCGGACTTATCCAACCTGTTAAACGAAGCCGCTATTTTAGCCGCCCGTCGTAACTTGACGGAAATTTCCATGGATGAAGTCAATGATGCCATTGACCGGGTGTTAGCTGGCCCTGAGAAGAAAGATCGGGTGATGAGCGAAAAACGCAAAACCCTAGTCGCCTACCATGAAGCCGGACACGCCTTAGTAGGGGCCTTAATGCCCGACTATGACCCCGTACAGAAAATTAGTATTATTCCTCGCGGTCGAGCCGGGGGGTTAACCTGGTTTATGCCCAGCGAAGAACGGATGGACTCCGGTTTGTTCAGCCGCTCCTATTTGGAAAATCAAATGGCCGTGGCTTTGGGTGGCCGGGTCGCCGAAGAAATTATCTTTGGAGAGGAAGAAGTCACCACCGGAGCGTCTAATGACTTACAACAGGTGACTCGGGTGGCTCGTCAAATGATTACCCGTTATGGGATGAGCGATCGCCTTGGCCCGGTGGCTTTAGGTCGTCAACAGGGGAATGTGTTCCTGGGCCGGGATATTATGTCGGAACGGGATTTCTCCGAAGAAACCGCCTCAACTATTGATGCCGAAGTCCGTATATTGGTGGATGCCGCCTATAAACGGGCAAAACAAGTATTAGTAGAAAACCGCCATGTTTTAAATCAATTAGCCGATGTTTTAATTGATAAAGAAACGGTGGATGCTGATGAATTGCAAGAACTGTTAGCCAATAATGAAGTCAAAATGGCGTCAGTTGTTTAA
- a CDS encoding methyltransferase type 11, giving the protein MQVKSQSKFTQNSLCKVCGSISPYFAQATVLNRYTVDYFKCSVCGFVQTEKPYWLEVAYADPIAMSDVGLVARNFKFSQITQELIISCFNSKGKFLDYGCGYGLFVRLMRDFGFDFYGYDQYCQNIFYQGFEGNQQENYDLITAFEVFEHFVDPLEEIEKLLKFSKNLLFSTQLLPADHPQPDQWWYYALHEGQHISIYTYQSLVKIAEKFKLNLYSDGSSLHLLTQTKISGSAWKKAVSIESASNSLPSLIEQDFLKAVATRKQINSGKNSSKIIIDGVFFQIRNTGIARVWKSLLEAWSTKDFAQQIIVLDREGTTPKIPGIKYYQIPEYNYDKIEEDRQLLQKICDQENADLFISTYYTTPLTTPSVFMGYDMIPEQLGLDLTIPMWQEKHHGIKHASAYITISENTAQDLVNFFPNINKNQITVAHCGVPAVFSPATPGEIQQFKFKHSINKPYFILVGQRLGAGGYKNTLLFFKALTQLKNNQDFEIVCVGGEPTLEADFYPYMQQFKINLLQLDDQELKQAYSGATALVYPSKYEGFGMPIIEAMACGCPVITCRKGSIPEIAKTAAYYVNEDQVLEMLQALEEIQKTEIRQPLIEAGLQQSSQYSWSKMAAIIQNTLIKTMQNLKSEKKPLDFQDFTYSKRSHFNQFQRFKAYININPDACDLKIYQDLLVYNFITQNLPKGSKLLEIGGGNSRVLEALKQDYECWNLDKFEGVGNGPNQITNYANSRIVLDYIGNFNAELPNQYFDCVFSISTLEHISENQTNFDQITQDIDRILKPNGFSLHCFDVVVKPAEVWTNQFLPYLFKTQKTLNSMIDFDQIKLDPDLYGMSETSYRQFWQPTTQKSYQEFGQPISYNILWQKSATNIKSVSPEILVYSALPKISIVTPSLNQGEFLEECIDSILSQNYPNLEYIIMDGGSTDNSVEIIKKYQKYLTHWQSQADGGHYVAVNAGFEKTTGEIMGWLNSDDKYHSDAFYKLAATFGHNKQVEWVMGIPTEWDRNGKHIHSQMQTPLWSRKMLLDKQWVEQYQQLQHTWIQQESTFWTRSLWEKAGSKLQTNLNLAGDFELWLRFSRYAPLYLLRSLIGGFRTYDTQRSKIYREQYYQEVKQIVQEEIQLIQQGKYTSEQLSPPMIVLEDTQVLALKQQALTQPQIKVSAIVSTYNSASMMSGRLENLVNQTLFKQGKLEVIVVDSGSQENEREIVSKFKKQYPNSIIYIRTEEREPIYQAWNRGIAIARGEYITNQNTDDRLKLNTLEKLSNYLDQHSEVVLVHADQQAVSPGESVNLEQLNGKPHWKWSEFSRLKLLFSAQIGSQPMWRKSLHNNYGLFDQTLKVRGDQDFYIRIANAGEFNFIPEILGTLNLSENSLSHQQDLSREEEILIFKRYTSSGEKLAQFLNHAQIQLTDQNYQILVNNLSCDLANQVLSQFHLPFYIKLITELLNSVVELGSYKQTVQTNLLRIWNRFADPATRFQFMKTLSPEIIETCDEQIQIKGEGMEKIDPAQMYINLSKLSQVNAPRIDPVFSAQPRPFWSVIIPSYNGEKYIEQVLNSVLTQAISSEEMEIIVVDDCSTNSEIETIVKNIGKNRVKFYRQPQNLGLIPNWNDCIKRSTGQWIHLLHQDDLVLPGFYTRMRELLEKEPTAGAGFCRHYYIDEQGKQRSISALEQETNGIIYNWLERIAVMQRIQFAAMVVKRSVYETLGGFSENAGSAADWEIWKRISAYYPVAYEPQPLACYRLHSTSESSKLICIGANISDTLKSIELSQSYLPENLAINLSNKAREHYGLYAINTAQQLLVNGDAKAVIAQIQEALKCSQSDVIKQAIIELFSPQKSPKAQIKTLTPAQILAEVSRLTEEYKKTNNPDSLRQIRQIVAQYWSALESENLEKTYGGEIGQAHKILLNSGIKNEALTPQEKAQVQDWFSYLKQGLNQPKSIQYLLAIMLYSYPYQLSANWYIQAPIPKWFLPDYFEFMLAVPQFFQELGEAELYYRYLENWITYIHERFTSHPEFSIWQELAWKFTQIANFIPLYFNTANLKNIYIKRAEIMEFALTHLGYALDYQFPQRPNRQKIRLGILSNHFLPQTETYSTLPVFEYLDSTQFEVILYALQSNNHPLEKYCQSRVERLVKLPKNVSEQVQLIRNDDLDILLIGTNVTAVNHGITLLGLHRLARIQVTSTSSCVTTGMRNIDYYISGTLTEIKQNPQAQYREKLILLEGTAHCFSYYVTPPEPPQVIPTRSSLGISEQVVVFISGANFYKIIPELRETWAKLLAKVPNSVLVLYPFNPNWASQYRAIPWINKFKEVLTKYGVDPSRLIMIKPQGSRSDIKEYLKLADIYLDSYPFSGVNSLVDPLEVGLVPVVRDGDIIPNFSPTTSQAGEVFVVRDIGSFRSLMAASLLRSLSINDLIANGEESYINLATNLANNPQLRQQKRQEIQQKIQQNPEFLDSRTYSNKMGIIFQQLFQTWQQNQPKQSSIQLNSRETIQQYLSDLVTHINHYELEPNNQVIINQLRSIRKIMVEHWLRVLPEQLERMYTTDLGKGYQILLNRGIQRELLTVEEEQFVNQITQQAIGLKQSDSLNHLMVLMLYYPPGKMVVANAKTRLPEWLLKEYQRVFENPLVVEKVQPLIVTKNLPLTDAELFKNRLVGCVNLYKIDPANAAIVEDLRQIRRQFADFWLGLETIQLESVYQSSVGQVYRTLLYSGFSQETLTTTEQQFIKTLASQMNQELNQIETIKPLLAVLLYCRPEQLQIQDLSRLPQWFRSDYEQLTHQ; this is encoded by the coding sequence GTGCAAGTTAAAAGTCAATCAAAATTTACCCAAAATTCCCTTTGTAAAGTTTGTGGTTCTATATCCCCTTATTTTGCTCAAGCTACGGTCTTAAATCGCTATACTGTTGATTATTTTAAATGTTCGGTTTGTGGGTTTGTGCAAACTGAAAAACCCTATTGGTTAGAGGTCGCTTATGCTGATCCAATTGCTATGAGTGATGTGGGATTAGTGGCACGAAATTTTAAATTTTCTCAAATCACTCAAGAGTTAATTATATCATGTTTTAATTCCAAAGGCAAGTTTTTAGATTATGGATGTGGTTATGGTTTATTTGTGCGATTGATGCGAGATTTTGGGTTTGATTTTTATGGATATGATCAATATTGTCAAAATATATTTTATCAGGGATTTGAAGGAAATCAACAAGAAAACTATGATTTAATTACGGCTTTTGAGGTTTTTGAACACTTTGTTGATCCCCTTGAGGAAATTGAAAAATTATTAAAGTTTTCTAAAAATTTATTATTCAGTACCCAACTACTTCCGGCGGATCATCCTCAACCGGATCAATGGTGGTATTATGCTCTCCATGAAGGTCAACATATTTCTATTTATACCTATCAATCTTTGGTAAAAATTGCGGAGAAATTTAAGTTAAACTTATATTCTGATGGGAGTAGTTTACATCTATTAACCCAAACAAAAATATCAGGATCAGCATGGAAAAAAGCTGTGTCTATAGAATCTGCTTCTAATTCTCTCCCTTCCTTAATTGAACAGGATTTTTTAAAAGCCGTAGCAACTCGAAAACAGATTAATTCCGGTAAAAATTCTAGTAAAATTATTATTGATGGTGTATTTTTCCAGATTCGTAATACCGGAATTGCGAGGGTTTGGAAATCCTTACTAGAAGCATGGTCTACAAAAGATTTTGCTCAACAAATTATTGTTTTAGACAGGGAAGGGACTACGCCTAAAATTCCTGGGATTAAATATTATCAAATTCCCGAATATAATTATGATAAAATTGAAGAAGATCGGCAATTATTACAAAAAATCTGTGATCAAGAAAATGCGGATCTGTTCATTTCTACCTATTATACAACTCCCCTAACAACACCTTCGGTTTTTATGGGATATGATATGATTCCAGAACAATTAGGACTGGATTTAACTATTCCCATGTGGCAAGAAAAACATCATGGAATTAAACACGCATCCGCCTATATTACGATTTCTGAAAACACAGCCCAAGATTTAGTTAACTTTTTCCCTAATATTAATAAAAATCAAATTACCGTCGCCCATTGTGGTGTTCCGGCTGTTTTTTCCCCCGCAACTCCAGGAGAAATTCAACAGTTTAAATTTAAGCATAGCATCAATAAACCCTATTTTATTTTAGTCGGTCAACGTTTGGGTGCGGGAGGCTATAAAAATACTTTATTATTTTTTAAAGCCCTAACTCAACTCAAAAATAATCAGGATTTTGAAATTGTTTGTGTCGGTGGAGAACCAACTTTAGAAGCAGATTTTTATCCCTATATGCAACAGTTTAAAATTAACTTATTGCAACTGGATGATCAGGAATTAAAACAGGCGTATTCCGGCGCAACTGCATTGGTTTATCCCTCTAAATATGAAGGGTTTGGGATGCCAATTATAGAGGCGATGGCTTGCGGTTGTCCGGTAATTACCTGTCGAAAAGGTTCAATTCCAGAAATTGCCAAAACAGCGGCTTATTATGTTAATGAAGATCAGGTTTTAGAAATGTTACAAGCATTAGAAGAAATTCAAAAAACCGAAATTCGTCAACCTTTAATTGAAGCAGGTTTACAACAATCTTCTCAATATTCCTGGTCAAAAATGGCTGCAATTATCCAAAATACCTTAATCAAAACTATGCAAAACTTAAAATCAGAAAAAAAACCGCTTGATTTTCAAGATTTTACCTATTCTAAACGGAGTCATTTTAATCAATTTCAACGGTTTAAAGCCTATATTAATATTAATCCCGATGCTTGCGATCTAAAAATTTATCAAGATTTATTAGTCTATAACTTTATTACCCAGAATTTACCCAAAGGTTCAAAATTATTAGAAATTGGTGGGGGGAATTCCAGAGTATTAGAAGCATTAAAACAAGATTATGAATGCTGGAATTTAGATAAATTTGAAGGGGTAGGAAATGGCCCTAATCAGATTACAAATTATGCTAACTCCCGTATTGTTTTAGATTATATTGGCAACTTTAACGCTGAACTTCCTAATCAATATTTTGATTGTGTTTTTAGTATTTCTACCCTAGAACATATTTCTGAAAATCAAACAAATTTTGATCAAATTACCCAAGATATTGATCGAATTTTAAAACCCAATGGTTTTTCCTTGCATTGTTTTGATGTGGTAGTAAAACCCGCAGAAGTTTGGACAAATCAATTTTTACCCTATTTATTTAAGACCCAAAAAACCTTAAATTCTATGATTGATTTTGATCAAATTAAACTTGATCCTGATTTATATGGAATGTCAGAAACCTCTTATCGTCAATTTTGGCAACCCACAACCCAAAAATCCTATCAAGAATTTGGTCAACCAATTTCCTATAATATTCTTTGGCAAAAATCCGCAACAAATATTAAATCTGTATCTCCTGAAATTTTAGTTTATTCAGCTTTACCTAAAATTTCTATTGTTACCCCTTCTTTAAATCAAGGAGAATTTTTAGAGGAGTGTATTGATTCGATTTTAAGTCAAAATTATCCTAATTTAGAATACATAATTATGGATGGGGGAAGTACGGATAATTCAGTTGAAATTATTAAAAAATATCAGAAATATTTAACCCATTGGCAAAGTCAAGCGGATGGCGGTCATTATGTGGCGGTGAATGCAGGATTTGAAAAAACAACGGGTGAAATTATGGGATGGTTAAATTCCGATGATAAATACCATTCCGATGCTTTTTATAAACTGGCGGCAACATTTGGGCACAATAAACAGGTGGAATGGGTGATGGGAATTCCGACAGAATGGGATAGAAATGGCAAACATATTCATAGTCAAATGCAGACACCTTTATGGTCAAGAAAAATGCTTTTAGATAAACAATGGGTGGAACAATATCAACAATTACAACATACCTGGATTCAACAAGAAAGTACATTTTGGACGCGATCGCTCTGGGAAAAAGCCGGATCAAAATTACAAACAAATCTGAATTTAGCGGGGGATTTTGAACTGTGGTTACGCTTTTCTCGTTATGCTCCTTTGTATTTATTAAGAAGTTTAATTGGCGGATTTCGTACCTACGATACCCAACGTTCTAAAATTTATCGAGAGCAATATTATCAAGAAGTGAAGCAAATTGTTCAAGAGGAAATACAGTTAATTCAGCAAGGTAAATATACTTCAGAGCAGCTATCTCCCCCTATGATAGTATTAGAAGATACTCAAGTTTTAGCATTAAAACAACAAGCATTAACTCAACCTCAAATCAAAGTTTCTGCGATTGTTTCTACCTATAATTCCGCATCAATGATGTCGGGAAGGTTGGAAAATTTAGTTAATCAAACTTTATTTAAACAAGGAAAATTAGAAGTTATTGTTGTTGATTCCGGTTCCCAGGAAAATGAACGAGAGATTGTTTCTAAGTTTAAAAAACAATATCCTAACTCAATTATCTATATTAGAACAGAAGAAAGAGAACCGATTTATCAAGCGTGGAATAGGGGAATTGCGATCGCTCGGGGTGAATATATCACTAATCAAAATACCGATGATCGTCTCAAATTAAACACTTTAGAAAAGTTATCTAACTATTTAGATCAACATTCAGAAGTCGTATTAGTACACGCCGATCAGCAAGCGGTATCACCCGGAGAAAGTGTTAATTTAGAACAGTTAAATGGCAAACCGCACTGGAAATGGTCGGAATTTTCCCGTTTAAAATTATTATTTTCAGCCCAAATTGGTTCTCAACCGATGTGGCGAAAATCTCTACATAATAATTATGGATTATTTGATCAAACCTTAAAAGTTCGAGGAGATCAAGACTTTTATATTAGAATTGCTAATGCGGGCGAATTTAATTTTATTCCTGAAATCTTAGGGACTTTGAATTTATCAGAAAATTCCTTAAGTCATCAACAAGATTTAAGTCGTGAAGAAGAAATATTAATCTTTAAAAGATATACCTCCTCCGGGGAAAAATTAGCTCAATTTTTAAATCATGCTCAAATTCAACTAACTGATCAAAACTATCAAATTTTAGTTAATAATTTATCCTGTGATTTAGCTAATCAAGTTTTATCACAGTTTCATCTACCGTTTTATATTAAATTAATCACGGAATTATTGAACTCTGTAGTTGAATTAGGAAGCTATAAACAAACAGTACAAACTAATTTATTAAGAATTTGGAACCGATTTGCTGACCCCGCCACCCGATTTCAATTTATGAAAACATTATCACCAGAAATCATAGAAACTTGTGATGAGCAAATTCAAATTAAAGGGGAGGGAATGGAAAAAATTGATCCTGCTCAAATGTATATTAATTTATCTAAACTAAGTCAAGTTAATGCACCTCGAATTGATCCGGTTTTTTCCGCTCAACCTCGACCTTTTTGGTCGGTGATTATTCCTAGCTATAATGGCGAAAAATATATCGAACAGGTGTTAAATAGTGTTTTAACTCAAGCCATAAGTTCTGAAGAAATGGAAATTATTGTAGTTGATGATTGTTCAACTAATTCAGAGATTGAAACTATTGTTAAAAATATCGGTAAAAATCGAGTTAAATTCTATCGACAACCGCAAAATTTAGGGTTAATTCCTAACTGGAATGATTGTATTAAACGGTCTACAGGACAATGGATTCATCTTTTACATCAGGATGATTTAGTCCTCCCTGGATTTTATACTCGGATGCGAGAACTATTAGAAAAAGAACCCACCGCCGGGGCTGGATTTTGTCGCCATTATTATATTGATGAACAGGGAAAACAACGCTCCATTTCTGCGTTAGAACAAGAAACAAATGGGATTATTTATAATTGGTTAGAACGCATTGCTGTGATGCAGCGCATTCAATTTGCTGCTATGGTGGTTAAACGCAGTGTTTATGAAACATTAGGCGGATTTTCTGAAAATGCAGGTTCCGCAGCAGACTGGGAAATATGGAAACGAATTTCTGCTTATTATCCTGTGGCTTATGAACCCCAACCTTTAGCCTGTTATCGTTTACATTCAACTTCAGAAAGTTCTAAGTTAATTTGCATTGGGGCTAATATTTCTGATACTTTAAAATCTATTGAACTCTCTCAATCCTATTTACCCGAAAATTTGGCCATTAATTTATCGAATAAAGCCAGAGAACACTATGGGTTATATGCTATTAATACCGCTCAACAACTGTTAGTTAATGGGGATGCTAAGGCCGTAATTGCTCAAATTCAAGAAGCATTAAAGTGTAGTCAATCTGATGTTATTAAACAAGCTATTATTGAGTTATTTAGTCCTCAAAAATCACCCAAAGCTCAAATCAAAACCTTAACTCCGGCTCAAATTCTGGCCGAAGTTTCCCGTTTAACTGAAGAATACAAGAAAACAAATAACCCCGATTCCCTGCGTCAAATTCGGCAGATTGTCGCTCAATATTGGTCGGCTTTAGAATCAGAGAATTTAGAAAAAACCTATGGAGGAGAAATTGGTCAAGCCCATAAAATTCTACTCAATAGTGGCATAAAAAATGAAGCCTTAACACCTCAAGAAAAAGCTCAAGTTCAAGATTGGTTTAGTTATCTAAAACAGGGACTCAATCAACCGAAAAGCATACAATATTTATTGGCAATTATGTTGTATAGCTATCCCTACCAGTTATCGGCTAATTGGTATATTCAAGCTCCGATTCCTAAATGGTTTTTACCTGATTATTTTGAGTTTATGTTAGCCGTCCCTCAGTTTTTCCAAGAGTTAGGAGAAGCTGAACTATATTATCGTTATTTGGAAAATTGGATTACCTATATTCATGAGCGGTTTACCAGTCATCCTGAGTTTTCAATTTGGCAAGAATTAGCCTGGAAATTTACCCAAATTGCTAACTTTATTCCTCTATATTTTAATACCGCTAATCTCAAAAATATTTATATTAAACGGGCAGAAATTATGGAATTTGCCCTAACTCATTTGGGTTATGCTTTAGATTATCAGTTTCCCCAACGTCCAAATCGCCAGAAAATCCGCTTAGGAATTCTCAGTAACCATTTTCTACCCCAAACCGAAACTTACTCAACTTTACCTGTTTTTGAGTATTTAGATTCAACTCAATTTGAGGTAATTTTATATGCTCTACAATCGAATAATCATCCCTTAGAAAAGTATTGTCAGAGTCGGGTTGAACGCTTGGTAAAACTGCCTAAAAATGTCTCAGAACAGGTGCAATTAATCCGTAATGATGATTTAGATATTTTGTTAATTGGAACCAATGTAACAGCCGTTAATCATGGGATAACGCTATTAGGATTACATCGTTTAGCCCGGATTCAAGTCACATCAACATCATCCTGTGTAACTACAGGAATGCGGAATATAGATTACTATATTTCAGGAACTTTAACAGAAATAAAACAAAATCCCCAAGCCCAATATCGGGAAAAATTAATTCTTTTAGAAGGTACGGCGCACTGTTTTAGTTATTATGTAACTCCCCCGGAACCACCGCAAGTAATTCCAACTCGTTCTAGTTTAGGAATTTCTGAACAGGTGGTTGTTTTTATTTCCGGTGCTAATTTCTATAAAATTATTCCTGAACTTCGAGAAACTTGGGCTAAACTATTAGCAAAAGTTCCTAATTCGGTGTTGGTTTTATATCCATTTAACCCCAATTGGGCATCTCAATATAGAGCGATTCCCTGGATTAATAAGTTTAAAGAAGTTTTAACTAAATATGGTGTTGATCCGAGTCGTTTAATTATGATTAAACCCCAAGGGAGTCGCAGTGATATTAAAGAATATCTGAAGTTAGCGGATATTTATTTAGACTCCTACCCTTTTTCTGGGGTAAATTCTTTAGTTGATCCCTTAGAAGTGGGTTTAGTTCCTGTTGTCCGAGATGGGGATATTATTCCTAATTTTTCCCCGACAACATCCCAAGCGGGAGAGGTTTTTGTCGTCCGAGATATTGGTTCATTCCGTTCATTAATGGCGGCTTCTTTGTTGCGATCGCTCTCTATTAATGACTTAATTGCCAATGGTGAAGAATCCTATATTAATCTAGCCACAAACCTTGCTAATAATCCTCAACTTAGACAACAAAAGCGCCAAGAAATTCAACAAAAAATTCAGCAGAATCCTGAATTTTTGGATAGTCGAACCTACTCAAATAAAATGGGTATAATTTTCCAACAGTTATTCCAAACTTGGCAACAAAACCAACCCAAACAGTCATCTATTCAACTCAATAGTCGAGAAACAATCCAACAGTATTTATCGGATTTGGTGACTCATATCAATCATTATGAATTAGAACCCAATAATCAAGTAATTATTAATCAGTTACGTTCTATTCGGAAAATAATGGTGGAACATTGGTTAAGAGTTCTACCCGAACAGTTAGAAAGAATGTATACAACAGATTTAGGAAAAGGATATCAAATTCTCTTAAATCGAGGGATTCAACGGGAACTATTAACCGTAGAAGAAGAACAATTTGTTAACCAAATTACTCAACAGGCGATTGGACTTAAACAGTCTGATTCTTTAAATCATTTAATGGTATTAATGTTATATTATCCCCCAGGAAAAATGGTAGTTGCTAATGCAAAAACTCGTTTACCTGAATGGTTATTAAAAGAATATCAACGGGTATTTGAAAATCCGTTAGTTGTGGAAAAAGTACAGCCTTTAATTGTTACAAAAAATCTACCGTTAACCGATGCAGAATTATTCAAAAATCGGTTAGTTGGATGTGTTAATTTATATAAAATTGATCCGGCTAATGCTGCTATTGTTGAGGATTTACGTCAAATTCGCCGACAATTTGCTGATTTTTGGTTGGGTTTGGAAACCATACAATTAGAATCTGTTTATCAAAGTTCAGTGGGTCAAGTCTATCGAACCCTATTATATAGTGGGTTTTCTCAAGAAACTTTAACAACTACAGAACAGCAATTCATTAAAACCTTAGCGTCTCAAATGAATCAAGAATTGAATCAAATAGAGACGATTAAACCTCTATTGGCGGTGTTATTATATTGTCGCCCTGAACAATTACAAATTCAGGATCTTTCTCGTTTACCGCAATGGTTTCGTTCAGATTATGAACAGTTAACCCATCAATAA
- a CDS encoding biotin--acetyl-CoA-carboxylase ligase, producing MPLCFIPIPLNNLLNLSRLESALQTLMETRRGTSLPTIYYFDSLISTNQTAWELLEQGEPSGTVVIAGEQTAGRGQWGRQWQSSQGGLFLSKIVDINLRVTQQAQLSISSAWGIATILRDRSCPVQLKWPNDLILNQRKLGGILTETKISGQLITQAVIGVGLNWENPVPEIGINLQTFFAHSPTPPTIQSLEFLAALVLQGLDLGIQHLSDTKVKKMLTGYNQLLTCMGKPIQIGDQMGEIIGISEQGNLRVGLYPKTEIGFSQEIDQQPGTINIGYS from the coding sequence GTGCCTTTGTGTTTTATTCCCATTCCCTTAAATAACTTGCTGAATTTATCCCGTTTGGAATCTGCCTTACAAACCCTGATGGAGACGCGCCGTGGTACTTCTCTACCAACTATTTATTATTTTGATAGCTTAATTTCTACTAATCAAACCGCCTGGGAACTGTTAGAACAGGGTGAACCTTCGGGAACTGTTGTTATCGCCGGAGAACAAACCGCCGGACGGGGACAATGGGGCCGACAATGGCAGTCGAGTCAGGGGGGGCTATTTTTATCAAAAATTGTCGATATCAACCTTCGGGTGACTCAACAAGCCCAATTGAGCATCAGTTCAGCTTGGGGTATCGCCACAATTTTGCGCGATCGCTCCTGTCCCGTACAATTGAAATGGCCGAATGATTTAATTTTAAATCAGCGCAAACTCGGCGGAATTCTCACCGAAACCAAAATTTCGGGACAGCTTATTACTCAGGCGGTGATCGGAGTTGGCTTAAACTGGGAAAATCCCGTTCCTGAAATTGGGATTAATTTACAAACCTTTTTTGCCCATTCTCCCACACCGCCGACGATTCAATCCCTAGAATTCCTCGCCGCCCTAGTCTTACAGGGATTAGACCTAGGGATTCAACACTTATCAGATACTAAGGTTAAGAAAATGTTAACGGGCTATAATCAACTCTTAACCTGTATGGGGAAACCGATCCAGATTGGGGATCAAATGGGTGAAATTATCGGAATTTCGGAACAAGGGAACCTGCGAGTTGGTCTTTATCCTAAAACCGAAATCGGTTTTTCTCAAGAAATTGACCAACAGCCCGGTACAATAAATATCGGCTACAGTTAG